The DNA segment TCAGTGCCGATGGTCAAGCCATCACGGATTGGCAGCATTGGGTCGATTATGTGCAAGCCAAGCCCGACATGCGGATTGATGTCGCCATCGAACGCAATGACGTGCGGAGCGAGTTGCAGCTGACGCCTCGTGCCGAGACTCAGCCTGATGGCAAATCCATCGGCAAAATCGGCGCCGGCGTGGATATACCGAAAGAGTTGCTGGATAGCTTGCAGGTCGAATATTCGCTATCGCCCTTGGAGGCCGTGCCGGCGGCATTTGAAAAAACCCGGTTTTACGCGCTGAGTACGCTAAAAATGATAGGCAAAATGTTTATCGGGTCGGCCTCGGTCGATAATTTAAGCGGCCCCATCAGTATCGCGCAATATGCCGGACAATCGGCCGAAATGGGATTGACCGCCTTTCTGAAGTTTTTAGGTTTGGTCAGCGTTAGCCTTGGGGTTTTGAATTTGTTGCCCGTGCCGGTTTTAGATGGTGGGCATTTGTTGTTTTTTGCCGTGGAAGCCATCAAGGGCAGCCCGGTTTCCGATCGCTTGCAAATGTATTTTCAGCAAATCGGCATGTTTTTGTTGATTTCCTTAATGGTACTCGCCATGTTCTTGGATCTGGGGCGTTTGTTTCAATAAGGCTGAACAAAGTACCGGATTTAAAGTCCACTTCATTTCCTTCAAATCAAACCATTAGTCTTCATTATGAAAAAAATCACTCAACTATTGATATTTGCGGCCGGTGTACTGATGGCAAGCAGTTGCATGGCCGACGAAGCGGCGATTAAGAAAGCCTTGGCCGAATTCATCCCCGGTGCTCAAGTCGATTCGATTAAAGCGACGGAAATCAAAGGCCTGTACGAAGTCGTTGCCGGCGGTAACATTTTTTACGCTTCCGAGGATGGCCGTTATTTGTTGCAGGGCCAATTGTTTGATGCGGTAGACAAAAAAAATCTTACCGAAAGCAAGCTGGCTGATGTGCGCAAACTGGCGCTCGATAAAGTCGGCGAAAAAAATATGATTATCTTTAAGCCCGAAACCAGTAAACATTTCGTTTCGGTGTTCACCGACATCGATTGCGGTTACTGCCGCAAATTGCATTCAGAAATCGACCAGTATCTGGCTCAAGGTATCACCGTGCGTTACTTGTTCTTCCCGCGCGCCGGCAAGGGTTCCGAGTCTTACACCAAAGCGGTTTCGGTTTGGTGCGCGGCCGATAAACAAAAAGCCCTTACTGCGGCGAAAAAGGGCGAATCACTGGAATCAAAGTCTTGCGACAATCCTATCGACCAGCATATGCAATTGGGTGAATCGTTCGGCATGAGCGGTACGCCGATGATCATTACCGAGAAAGGCACGGTACTGCCGGGTTATGTGCCGGCGGCACAATTGGCAAAAGTTCTTGGCAGCGAGTGAGTTGACACGAGGCGGCTTAGGTTTTTCAAGCCGCCTCAAAGTCCTTATCTTATCGTGACTTCCACCCGGCGATTTTTAGGTTCGGAGGTTTCATCGCCGGTTTTTACCAGTAAATTTTTCTCGCCATGCGAGGTTACGGTAATTTCCTTCACATCCATCTGGCTTGGATCAAACAGCTGACTGACTTGCTCGGCCCGCTGCCGAGCCAGTTTTGCATTCAGTCTATCTTCGCCAACCGTGTCGGTATGGCCTATCACTGAAATATCGGCCGCGGGATGTTTTTTAGCGGTTTCGATAATCTTCGGTAACAAGGCATTCGATTCCGGGGTTAGTTGGGTACCGCCGGTTTCAAAATACAGTAAAAAGGTTTCCGGTAAAACAGGTTCAGAAGCCAATGCTCCGGCAAAATCCGATTTGATCTTTTGTTCATCGACTTTGAAAGCCTTATGGCTGGGGTCTTTTAGATTCGCGCCATAACCGGCCTGATCGATTACGGTTTCTCCTTGGTTGCTCTTGAAAATAACTTGTCCGGTGGAGCCGTCGTGATCTTCCAATAACACCAGATAGGATTGGTTACAGCCGGATAAAAGCAGGCTAAGGCCGACTACAAAAGTTTTGCTTGGAAAGTTTTTTGTCATGGCAAATACTCACTAATCTTCAAGTTTGACCAGAAAACGAGTGCCTCTGACCGCAATCACGCCGGTGGGGGTTTTCACGCTAACGGCTTCGGGTTTCAGCTTGGCGATCACGCCTGAAATATATTGCAAGGTGCCTTTTAGCAAGCTTGCACTGAGTTCCAGCTTGTCGTCCTCGGGCGCGAATTGGTAAGCATCGATGCTGAATTCGGTGTTGGGGCCAATCGACAATAGGGTGTTGTCTTTTAAGGTCAATCCGGCTGAACCATGCTCATCGGTTTTGATCAGACTGCCGATATGCACTGGGGAGCCCTGGCTAGCCCTGCTGGTGTTGCCATCATCGACAATGTAGGCGATGTCACTGACGGTTTTAATATAACCAATGACCGAGGCGTCGGCGGCTGCGTTGCCCGGTATCAGTAGCACGACAAACAGTGCCGAGCACGGTGAAAAAGCTTTCATGTTAACCTCAACTATCAAGGGTGTGGGAACAGGCATCAATACATCCAGCATTGAAATCGCCCTGCAAGTATAGACAGTATTGGTATTTAATCAGGCGGCGAGTCGCTTGCCCGGCTAGTGCTGTTGCTACGGTGTTTACGGATAACGATATTTTCAACGCCGTTGATGGTTAACACCGAGCCGATCAAATTGCCGCCCTTGGCAAACAAAGGCGCAACCACTAAATTCGCCGTCATGCTCTGCCTATCCAAAATAGATAATTCGCAGGCAGGAAATTTCAATGGTTCGTGATGAGTGATGGATTGCCGGATCAATTCACCAAGTTTATAGCGATGCTCATTCACCGCCACGCAGAAAACCTGGTCGACATTTAGCCGTGGTAAGCGAGGCAGGCTATTATCAAGTAGATTGAGCGCCGCCGGATTCATGTAATCGATAAAGCCTTCGGCATTGGTGGTGATCACGGCGTCGACTATCGAATTTAACGTAATGTAGGCTAGCTTCCTTTCCACGAATAAGGAATGGATTAGCTTCTCGAATTGCCCCCAACTGCGTAAGGGATAACCGAGCAATAACACGAACAAGATCGCGGCGGGCGCAAACCAAAAGCCGGCAAAATAAAGCAGAGCAAGGCTGAAAAGCAAGATCACCGCGGCGATTTGAGCTATCACGAGCGGCAGCCAGCGCGGCGAATAGCGTGCGCAAATACTCATCGACAGGGTGACGAAACATAACGTGACGAACAGTTGCCACTTCATTGGCAAGGGTTGCCAGAGAGTGTTTTTGAGCAGGCCATCGAGCGTGGCGGCAGCGAAGTCCACGCCGCTCATAGGCTGGCTGCCGGTGGATACCGGTGTGGTGATGCTAGTATCGATGCCGTTGGCGGTCACACCTACCAGCACGTATTTCCGGTGGAAAAACTGGCTTGGTATGCTTCCCGACAATACGTCTATATAAGAAACCCGGCTGAAGTGGCTACTCGGATCATAAAACGGCAGCCATACTCGATAGTCACCAACCAAGGTGTTGTTCTCGGCGTTGGCGGCGGCAATGACTCGCTGCCCGGGTAAGGCCTGTTGAATTTCGGGATGATGCGGCGTAAACATGGCTAGCGCCAAGGCCGGCCAGCGCCTGGTACCCAAGCCGATTTGTAAAAATACGCTACGGCTGACACCGTCCTTGTCCAACTCGACATTGGCGTGGCCCATGACCGCATGATCGGAAAAAGCGGGTATGGGCAAGGTTTCCACAAAATTCGGGCCGTTGCGTTCGATAATAACCGGTAGAACGACTGATTCGGCGGCGGCCAGTGCCTTGCCAAACTGAGTATCAGGATCGGGGTTGTATTGATCTGCCTCGGAGAACAGCAGGTCGAAGCCGATGGCTTGTGGTTTTGCCGATGCCAAGATTTGCAATAATTGGGCATGAATATCTCTAGGCCAGGGCCAACGGCCGATTTTATTCAGGCTCTTTTGGTCGACTTCGATGATGACAATCTCTTTAGAGGCCGGTGTGGCGAGTAGCTGTAATTCGGCGTCATAAATCCAGCGGTCGAATCGCCACAATAGATCGGAATAACTGAGTGCGGCTGCCAACAGCAACATCAGTAGCGGCGCAAATGACGATTGTTCAAAATAGCGTTTTGCCATATGAGGTTGCAGCGAATGATGTCGGTTAGGGTGGGAGTTAATTAAAGTCGCCCTACAATAGCGTCTTCAAGCGATAGAGTGTATCCAAGGCTTGTCTAGGACTTAAGTTATCGGGATCGATTTCTTCCAGCAAACATACCGCGGGATGGCATTCCTGACTAGTAAATAAATCAAACTGATTCACCTCGCTGTGGCTTTGCTGCTCGATATAAGCGGTATTCTCCAGTTGCAGCAACTTGCTTTTAGCGTTGGCAATCACCGATTGCGGCACGCCGGCCAGCGCCGCCACCTGTAGGCCGTAACTCTGGCTGGCGGGACCGTCTTTCACCGCATGCAAAAACACGATCTTGTCGCCGTGCTCCATCGCATCCAGATGGATGTTGTGGATGTTGCTTTGCTCCTCGGCCAGCGTGGTCAGTTCGAAATAGTGAGTGGCGAACAGCGTGAAAGCCTGGGTGTGGCGGGCCAGATAATCGGCGCAGGCCCAGGCCAGCGACAAGCCGTCGAAGGTGCTGGTGCCGCGGCCGATTTCGTCCATCAGGATCAGGCTGTTGCTGGTGGCGTTGTGCAGGATGTTGGCGGTTTCCGACATTTCCACCATGAAGGTCGAACGGCCGCTGGCCAGATCGTCCGACGCGCCGATGCGGGTGAATATCTTGTCTATCGGCCCGCAACGCAAGGATTGCGCCGGCACATAACAGCCGATATGCGCCAGCAGCACGATCAATGCCGCTTGGCGCATGTATGTCGATTTACCGCCCATGTTCGGGCCTGTGATCACCAACATCCGTCGTTCGGCGGAGAAATTTAGATCGTTGGCGACGAAGGGGATACTGGACAAAGCCTCCACCACCAGATGCCGGCCGGCAACAATTTCGATCCCGGCTTGCTGATCCAGAATCGGTTGCGCCAGATTCAGGGTATCGGCGCGTTCGGCGAAGTTCACCAAAACGTCCAGCTCGGCCAAAGCGTTGGCGCAATGTTGTAAATCGATCAGCGCATCGCTCAGCGTGGTCAACAATTCGTCGTACAAGGCTTTTTCGAAAGACAGTGATTTTTCTCGGGCGCTGAGGACTTTGTCTTCAAAGCTTTTCAGTTCCGGCGTGATGTAACGCTCGGCGCCTTTCAGGGTTTGCTTGCGGGTGTAATGCACCGGCACCTTATCGGCCTGGGCGTTGGATATTTCGATGTAATAGCCGTGCACCCGGTTGTAATTGACCTTGAGCGTGGCGATGCCGGTGCTGGCGCGTTCGCGCTGTTCCATGTCGATCAGGAACTGGTCGGCGTTCTGGCTGAGGTTGCGCAGCTCGTCCAGCTCGGGATGATAGCCCGGCGCGATGACGCCTCCGTCGCGGATCAACACCGGCGGATTGTCGATGATGGCGCGTTGCAGCAATGCCAGCAAATCAGGTTGTTCGCGCAGTTGCGTGCGCAGGTTTTCCAGATGAGGGTTCTCACTGTCGGCTAGCTGGGTTTGTAAGTTGGGCAACACCGCCAAAGTGTGACGCAACACCAGCAAGTCGCGGGGACGCGCGGATTTCAAGGCAATTCGCGAGCTGATGCGCTCGATGTCGCCAACCTGGCGCAGGCTGGCTTGTAAATCGCGATAGAGTTGATCGTCCAGCAAACTGGCAACGCAGGCATAGCGGCCATTGATGATGCCGTGGTCGCGCAACGGCCGGTGTATCCAGCGCCGCAGGCAGCGGCTGCCCATCGCGGTGGCGGTCTTGTCCAGCACGCCCAGCAAGGTGTATTGCAGCTGGCCGCTGGGGTGGCTGTCCAGCTCCAGGTTGCGGCGGCTGGCGGCGTCGAGGCTGATGCTGTCGTCGCAGTTTTCGACGCTGATGCCCTGGATGTGGGGTAGGGCGCTTTGCTGGGTATCGCGGACGTATTGCAACAAGCAGCCGGCCGCGCAAATCGCCGCCGGCAGATGTTCGCAGCCGTAGCCTTTCAAATCGTGGCTGTTGAATTGTTTCAATATCAATTGCCGGCAACTGTCCAGGTCGAAATGCCAGGGCGGCCGCCTGCACAGGCCTTTGCGTTCCTTGACGGCGGCCGGCAATGCTTGGTCTTCGCTAAACAGCAATTCGGCCGGATTCAGGCGTTCGATCTCGCTGAGCAACTGGGTTTCGGTCTCGAGTTGTTGCAGCACGAACTTGCCACTGCCCAGGTCCAGGCAAGCCAGTCCGTAGAATTTATCGAACGCCGCCAGCGCCACCAGCAAATTGTCCTTGCGATCCTCCAGTAAGGCCTCGTCGGTGACCGTGCCCGGCGTGACGATGCGTACCACCTTGCGTTCCACCGGTCCCTTGGATTTTGCCGGGTCGCCGATCTGCTCGCAAATAGCAATCGACTCGCCTTGTTTCAATAGGCGGGCGATATAGTTTTCGGCGGCGTGATAGGGAATGCCGGCCATCGGGATAGGCTGTCCGCCGGAATGTCCGCGCGCGGTCAGCGTGATGTCGAGCAATTGCGCGGCCTTCCTGGCATCGTCGAAAAACAGCTCGTAAAAATCGCCCATCCGGTAGAACAATAGTGTCTCCGGGTGTTGCGCCTTGATGCGGAGAAATTGTTGCATCATTGGCGTGTGTTGTGTTTCGTTGCCTTGCTTGCTTTCTTGTATTGTTTGGAGATTCATTCGTAAATTAATGAAATAACAGATAATTGTTCTATGACTATGGGTCAGGTTTTCACCAGCTACACTTTTCAAAACTTCCCTGTGCTTTGCTGTTTAGTATAGGTTTTTTAGAGTTATCCTTGCGTCATCGAACAACATAAAAAACCTATATTAAAATGCAATTCCATGCCTGCACCGCTAAAGCTTTGAGGCTAGGACAGCATATGGCTTTTGACGATTACCCAGGGCTGCATTTGTCTGCCATGGCAAAGGTGAGAACTTGGTTTTATCGATATAGAAGCTCCTTTGATGGACGCCTTAGGCAGGTGTCCATTGGCCATTGGCCGCCTATGTCATTTTCAGCGGCTATTGTCGCTTGGGAAGCTTTGAAAAACCAGCGTGATTCTGGTAATGATTCTGTATTAGAAGTAAAGCAAGTTAAATTAGAGACAAAAGCTTTCCTGATTAGCAAGCTCCTTTAGCAATCGGCGGAATCCAAGTGATCCCCGATTAAAACGCACATACTAAGTTCAAATTCCAAGGAGACATTCGTCATAGCAGTGTTGGGAGCCGGAATTTGTATTCGGTTGTTGCAATACCTACACTATGTGACGTCTACCTTATATTTTGTAAATCAAAATGCGCCTTCCGCCTAAACACCAGCGAGATGTTCTTAAAATCGGTGAACTGGCCGATGAACTCGGCACCACGCCAAGAACGATTCGCTTGTACGAAGAGCTCGGACTGATCGCCCCCGACCGCACAGAGGGCGGCACACGTCTTTATGCCCGGAAAGATTTGAAACGCATGGCTATCGCGTTGCAGCTTGGTCGTGTCGGTATCGAACTGGAATCGGTGCAAAAGCTCGCTCAAACCCGGCAGCAATGTGTTTCCGGCAAAGAAGCATCAGCCGCGATGCAGCCGCTCCTGCATGATTTGCGTACCAGAATAAGGGGATTGCTGGATGATTTGGAAGAACTGGATCGAGACCTGGAGCGGGCGGATATGCTGATCCGCCAATGCGGAACTTGTCAAAATCGCCCCAATCGCCAGGATTGCCCGGAATGTCCGGTGAATAAGAACGTGGATTTAACCAACATTGGTCGTCTGGTTTGGGATCCGAGTTGTCCGTGAACGACCCGTTGCGGTGTGCGCCAGGATAAGCTGAAATGGTTTAATGATCCCGGACACTTCAAAAGGCAGACTTTATACTGTCAGCAGAGGTGACCATGACAAACGAGCAAAAACTGATGTGTCAACACTTTTCCGGACACACAGCTAAGCAGCTTTAAGCTGCACTTCGTAGTCAACGGGCGACAGGTAGCCATTGGCGGAATGAAGTCGCTCGCGGTTATAAAACACTTCGATATATTCGAATACGGCCTGCCTGGCCTCGGATCGGGTTCGATAGGTCTGGTGATGTATCAACTCGGTTTTCAGGGTATGAAAGAAACTTTCCGAGACGGCATTATCCCAGCAGTTTCCCTTACGACTCATGCTTTGCCGGATGCCGTGTTGCGTTAATAAGGCTCGATGGCTGTCCGATGCATATTGGCTGCCGCGATCGGTATGCCATAGCAAGCCTTTCTCGGGCTTGCGCTTCCAAACCGCCATCAGTAGCGCATCGTTCACCAGTTTGGTCCGCATATGTTCGGCCATAGACCAGCCCACGACTTGCCGGGAATAGAGATCAATCACCACGGCCAGATACAGCCAGCCCTCCTGCGTATGGATATAGGTGATGTCGCCGGCATAGACTTGATTGGGCTTTTCCACGGCAAATTGCCGATCCAGGTGATTGGACGCAACCGGTTGATGATGCTTCGAATTCGTCGTGGCTTTGAATTTGCGCTTGGTTTTACAGGCCAACCCCGCTTCCCGCATCAAACGACCGATACGGCGGCGGCTGACGGTTCGGTTCTGAGC comes from the Methylomonas sp. LL1 genome and includes:
- a CDS encoding DsbC family protein, with translation MKKITQLLIFAAGVLMASSCMADEAAIKKALAEFIPGAQVDSIKATEIKGLYEVVAGGNIFYASEDGRYLLQGQLFDAVDKKNLTESKLADVRKLALDKVGEKNMIIFKPETSKHFVSVFTDIDCGYCRKLHSEIDQYLAQGITVRYLFFPRAGKGSESYTKAVSVWCAADKQKALTAAKKGESLESKSCDNPIDQHMQLGESFGMSGTPMIITEKGTVLPGYVPAAQLAKVLGSE
- a CDS encoding OmpA family protein, producing the protein MTKNFPSKTFVVGLSLLLSGCNQSYLVLLEDHDGSTGQVIFKSNQGETVIDQAGYGANLKDPSHKAFKVDEQKIKSDFAGALASEPVLPETFLLYFETGGTQLTPESNALLPKIIETAKKHPAADISVIGHTDTVGEDRLNAKLARQRAEQVSQLFDPSQMDVKEITVTSHGEKNLLVKTGDETSEPKNRRVEVTIR
- a CDS encoding FecR family protein, producing MKAFSPCSALFVVLLIPGNAAADASVIGYIKTVSDIAYIVDDGNTSRASQGSPVHIGSLIKTDEHGSAGLTLKDNTLLSIGPNTEFSIDAYQFAPEDDKLELSASLLKGTLQYISGVIAKLKPEAVSVKTPTGVIAVRGTRFLVKLED
- a CDS encoding CHASE2 domain-containing protein, coding for MAKRYFEQSSFAPLLMLLLAAALSYSDLLWRFDRWIYDAELQLLATPASKEIVIIEVDQKSLNKIGRWPWPRDIHAQLLQILASAKPQAIGFDLLFSEADQYNPDPDTQFGKALAAAESVVLPVIIERNGPNFVETLPIPAFSDHAVMGHANVELDKDGVSRSVFLQIGLGTRRWPALALAMFTPHHPEIQQALPGQRVIAAANAENNTLVGDYRVWLPFYDPSSHFSRVSYIDVLSGSIPSQFFHRKYVLVGVTANGIDTSITTPVSTGSQPMSGVDFAAATLDGLLKNTLWQPLPMKWQLFVTLCFVTLSMSICARYSPRWLPLVIAQIAAVILLFSLALLYFAGFWFAPAAILFVLLLGYPLRSWGQFEKLIHSLFVERKLAYITLNSIVDAVITTNAEGFIDYMNPAALNLLDNSLPRLPRLNVDQVFCVAVNEHRYKLGELIRQSITHHEPLKFPACELSILDRQSMTANLVVAPLFAKGGNLIGSVLTINGVENIVIRKHRSNSTSRASDSPPD
- the mutS gene encoding DNA mismatch repair protein MutS codes for the protein MNLQTIQESKQGNETQHTPMMQQFLRIKAQHPETLLFYRMGDFYELFFDDARKAAQLLDITLTARGHSGGQPIPMAGIPYHAAENYIARLLKQGESIAICEQIGDPAKSKGPVERKVVRIVTPGTVTDEALLEDRKDNLLVALAAFDKFYGLACLDLGSGKFVLQQLETETQLLSEIERLNPAELLFSEDQALPAAVKERKGLCRRPPWHFDLDSCRQLILKQFNSHDLKGYGCEHLPAAICAAGCLLQYVRDTQQSALPHIQGISVENCDDSISLDAASRRNLELDSHPSGQLQYTLLGVLDKTATAMGSRCLRRWIHRPLRDHGIINGRYACVASLLDDQLYRDLQASLRQVGDIERISSRIALKSARPRDLLVLRHTLAVLPNLQTQLADSENPHLENLRTQLREQPDLLALLQRAIIDNPPVLIRDGGVIAPGYHPELDELRNLSQNADQFLIDMEQRERASTGIATLKVNYNRVHGYYIEISNAQADKVPVHYTRKQTLKGAERYITPELKSFEDKVLSAREKSLSFEKALYDELLTTLSDALIDLQHCANALAELDVLVNFAERADTLNLAQPILDQQAGIEIVAGRHLVVEALSSIPFVANDLNFSAERRMLVITGPNMGGKSTYMRQAALIVLLAHIGCYVPAQSLRCGPIDKIFTRIGASDDLASGRSTFMVEMSETANILHNATSNSLILMDEIGRGTSTFDGLSLAWACADYLARHTQAFTLFATHYFELTTLAEEQSNIHNIHLDAMEHGDKIVFLHAVKDGPASQSYGLQVAALAGVPQSVIANAKSKLLQLENTAYIEQQSHSEVNQFDLFTSQECHPAVCLLEEIDPDNLSPRQALDTLYRLKTLL
- a CDS encoding Arm DNA-binding domain-containing protein, whose protein sequence is MAFDDYPGLHLSAMAKVRTWFYRYRSSFDGRLRQVSIGHWPPMSFSAAIVAWEALKNQRDSGNDSVLEVKQVKLETKAFLISKLL
- a CDS encoding MerR family transcriptional regulator → MRLPPKHQRDVLKIGELADELGTTPRTIRLYEELGLIAPDRTEGGTRLYARKDLKRMAIALQLGRVGIELESVQKLAQTRQQCVSGKEASAAMQPLLHDLRTRIRGLLDDLEELDRDLERADMLIRQCGTCQNRPNRQDCPECPVNKNVDLTNIGRLVWDPSCP